One genomic segment of Salinibacter grassmerensis includes these proteins:
- a CDS encoding tetratricopeptide repeat protein: MPSSAPAHQALGHTFVQTDQPQKAERAYSDALELEPTAETLNNLAALAFQREAYAETVRYSQRALELDSDEARQTRPEVVKRLAYAHLELDQFSSARERFQQALKLTPSEELRRDFAFALHKNRAYDEARSQLERLAAVENPDPAVLHLLGDTYLSLSQHQDAVDTYLRLHQRSPEDEDALQSLIIAYRNLNRTEEAQKYTDQLKTLTDGDSR, translated from the coding sequence TTGCCGTCCAGTGCACCTGCACACCAGGCGCTGGGGCACACCTTTGTACAGACCGATCAGCCCCAGAAGGCAGAGCGGGCGTATTCGGATGCACTGGAGCTAGAGCCAACCGCCGAGACGCTCAATAACCTAGCAGCTCTCGCCTTCCAGCGCGAAGCCTACGCCGAAACTGTTCGGTACTCCCAACGGGCATTGGAGCTCGACTCCGACGAGGCGCGGCAGACCAGGCCGGAAGTGGTGAAGCGGTTGGCGTATGCCCACCTGGAACTGGACCAGTTCTCGTCGGCGCGTGAGCGGTTCCAGCAAGCTCTGAAGCTGACTCCGTCGGAGGAATTGCGGCGAGACTTTGCGTTTGCCCTGCACAAGAACCGTGCATACGACGAGGCGCGGTCTCAGCTGGAGCGGCTTGCCGCCGTCGAAAATCCCGATCCTGCGGTTCTTCACCTTCTTGGAGACACCTACCTCTCCCTGAGCCAACATCAGGACGCGGTGGACACGTACCTCCGCCTGCATCAACGGTCCCCGGAGGATGAAGACGCACTTCAAAGCTTGATTATTGCCTATCGAAACCTGAATCGGACCGAGGAAGCGCAAAAGTACACCGACCAGCTCAAAACTCTAACGGATGGAGACAGTCGATAG
- a CDS encoding FG-GAP-like repeat-containing protein — protein MGLWPTPGYAQQRVQGVEPEQNSVVARATDTVAVALSSVRRDLQGSDTLTVFGSRFGRHEGTTEVTSDSIRFISDCPFRPGETVTVTVDERVSSALSTPYVWQFTVRSEYGRGTFSRENSVSFGQQGQEKQVAKLGSVEIPSEPFAADLNRPDDLQTDVAFVNQEAEEVQVLYGPDLDGSDSQTVSVTGATTLAGGDLNNDGLPDLVAVSSFSDNLTVLVNQEGTFQKGPQISTGSRPTDVAVGDFDGDGAQDLAVAPFGEDEVEVYVNQDNDNNIAFQSEESYPVGAAPTSLTARDVDRDGALDLLVGSSGEERIDVLGNDEQGHFPQNAPLRDSVDVGFVPASISANDVSGNNGPETGDGFMDLTVSGQGQNEMVLVENDPTDSFGFRAPTTLSSTPNGPALGMALSDVDAGRSQEEGVYDLDLLSTYRSSDSLQLLPNSSNNGYGTPSSFSGRSNDPVGITDFDVDRDGDQDFTVINPRGTSLDLFTNQGGRPGPVTLDPSSINFEEICVGNDSTETIQIENMSPNRVEIDSSVVPEGFGVRSTSGTLPDTLRPGEIRVVEVTFEPRSITDYNDQLVLRANELTQFCGRETPPTELPIQVRGTGLGIEVSASPEVREFGEVIEGNSSTESFTIQNQGNDDADVQEIRGLDGTPFEVVNSPSTVLGSGQEQVTVRFAPTEANASYEETVRVTLESRNCDQQQTVEVTLRGSSRPPRPDLVAEEVFVEEDDPSPIRVSDTLSVRCRYSNQGGTRVDDSFEWQIRQDGTVLESRTDNSNPEVGGTRETRSVSVEFSSEGPVEITCEVDSEAQITEQGEDNNTAVLDLTVELPDQLPVQPNPFTPNGDEVNESVGFLVNEFGLDQPTVEIYTFEGRLIRTLSEVTSGKVKWDGTSESGEEQPPGVYLYVVRDGGQDVASGQVTLAR, from the coding sequence ATGGGACTCTGGCCCACACCGGGATATGCTCAGCAGCGGGTTCAGGGGGTGGAGCCGGAACAAAACTCGGTCGTGGCCCGGGCGACCGACACGGTTGCCGTTGCCCTCAGTTCGGTTAGGAGGGATCTTCAAGGTTCGGACACGCTCACCGTGTTTGGAAGCCGGTTCGGCCGCCACGAGGGGACCACCGAAGTCACATCGGATTCAATCCGGTTCATCTCCGATTGTCCCTTTCGACCAGGAGAGACCGTGACGGTCACGGTCGACGAGAGGGTCAGCAGTGCTCTCAGTACCCCCTACGTCTGGCAATTTACGGTTCGGTCAGAGTACGGGAGGGGGACGTTTTCTCGCGAGAATTCCGTTTCTTTCGGGCAACAGGGCCAGGAAAAACAAGTTGCCAAGCTCGGCTCCGTAGAAATTCCGTCCGAGCCCTTCGCCGCCGACTTAAATCGCCCTGATGATCTCCAGACAGACGTGGCGTTCGTCAACCAGGAAGCGGAGGAGGTTCAAGTCTTATACGGGCCGGATCTTGACGGGTCGGATTCGCAAACCGTTTCAGTGACCGGGGCGACGACCTTGGCGGGAGGTGATCTCAACAATGATGGCCTGCCTGACCTTGTCGCGGTCAGCAGCTTTTCGGATAACCTGACGGTTCTCGTGAATCAGGAAGGAACGTTTCAGAAGGGACCCCAGATCTCGACAGGGTCTCGTCCTACAGACGTTGCTGTTGGAGACTTTGACGGCGATGGGGCCCAGGACCTCGCCGTCGCGCCCTTTGGCGAAGATGAAGTGGAGGTTTATGTCAACCAAGACAATGACAACAACATAGCCTTTCAGAGCGAGGAGTCCTACCCTGTGGGAGCAGCTCCGACAAGCCTGACGGCTCGAGATGTTGATCGAGACGGGGCCCTGGATTTGCTGGTGGGGAGTTCTGGGGAAGAGCGCATCGACGTGCTTGGGAATGACGAGCAGGGACATTTCCCTCAGAATGCTCCCCTGCGTGACTCTGTCGACGTTGGGTTTGTCCCAGCGTCCATATCTGCCAACGACGTGAGCGGGAACAATGGGCCTGAGACCGGCGACGGGTTTATGGACTTGACCGTCAGTGGGCAGGGACAGAATGAGATGGTTCTTGTCGAAAATGATCCTACGGACTCCTTCGGGTTTCGCGCACCGACTACGCTATCATCGACCCCGAACGGGCCTGCTCTCGGAATGGCGCTGTCCGACGTGGATGCGGGTCGCTCGCAAGAGGAAGGGGTGTATGACCTAGACCTGCTCAGTACGTACCGGTCCAGCGACAGCCTGCAGCTTCTTCCCAACAGTTCGAACAACGGATACGGAACTCCCTCTTCCTTCTCTGGCAGGAGCAACGATCCCGTTGGGATTACAGACTTTGACGTAGATCGTGACGGCGATCAGGATTTCACAGTTATCAACCCGCGGGGGACGTCGCTCGATCTGTTCACTAACCAGGGGGGGCGTCCGGGACCCGTTACGCTCGATCCTAGCTCAATCAACTTTGAAGAAATCTGTGTTGGAAATGACAGTACAGAGACTATACAGATCGAAAACATGAGCCCGAATCGGGTGGAGATTGACAGTTCGGTGGTTCCCGAGGGGTTCGGCGTGAGAAGCACAAGTGGCACTCTCCCCGACACACTTCGCCCCGGTGAGATCCGTGTGGTGGAGGTTACGTTCGAGCCCCGAAGCATCACAGACTATAATGATCAACTGGTTTTGAGGGCAAACGAGTTAACTCAGTTCTGCGGACGGGAGACACCGCCTACGGAACTTCCCATTCAGGTCCGTGGGACTGGGCTGGGCATCGAAGTATCGGCAAGCCCGGAGGTTCGTGAATTTGGGGAAGTCATCGAAGGGAATTCCTCGACCGAGTCATTCACCATTCAGAATCAAGGAAACGACGACGCGGACGTTCAGGAGATTCGGGGGCTCGATGGCACCCCGTTCGAGGTTGTCAATTCTCCATCGACGGTTTTGGGAAGTGGGCAGGAGCAGGTGACCGTTCGGTTTGCGCCAACAGAAGCCAATGCATCCTACGAAGAGACCGTCCGGGTGACTTTGGAGAGCAGAAACTGTGACCAGCAGCAAACTGTGGAGGTGACGCTCAGGGGATCCTCGCGGCCGCCGCGCCCCGATCTTGTTGCGGAGGAAGTTTTCGTGGAGGAGGACGACCCGAGTCCAATTCGAGTCTCCGATACCTTGAGCGTCCGGTGCAGGTACAGCAACCAGGGCGGCACTCGGGTCGACGATTCGTTCGAGTGGCAGATTCGTCAAGATGGGACTGTCCTGGAGTCGAGAACGGATAATAGCAACCCCGAGGTCGGAGGCACCCGCGAGACGCGGTCCGTCAGTGTAGAGTTTTCCAGCGAAGGGCCTGTGGAAATTACTTGTGAGGTAGACAGTGAAGCTCAAATTACCGAGCAAGGCGAAGACAACAACACGGCTGTGCTTGACCTTACGGTCGAGTTGCCCGATCAACTTCCGGTCCAGCCCAATCCGTTTACGCCGAACGGGGATGAAGTGAATGAATCTGTTGGGTTTCTGGTAAACGAGTTCGGACTTGACCAGCCGACTGTAGAAATCTACACGTTCGAAGGGCGTCTTATTCGCACGCTCAGTGAAGTGACGAGCGGAAAGGTCAAGTGGGACGGCACCAGCGAAAGTGGTGAAGAACAACCTCCGGGCGTGTACCTCTACGTTGTCCGAGATGGGGGACAGGACGTAGCCTCAGGGCAAGTGACCCTCGCCCGCTAG
- a CDS encoding DEDD exonuclease domain-containing protein, translated as MDIADATFVVTDLETTGTTPDDDRIMEIGAVKVQDGSVVDRFQQLVNPQQSVPGRITKMTGITTGMVFEAPPADEVLPDYHAFLGDGILVVHNASFDVSFLEAESRRIGDEAPSNETLCTVRLARRLLPGLDSKGLSRLAQFYDIDVEGRHRALGDAEATSVVLRRFVSQLAFEHEVETVEALLRFQHKSYQTVREVPGHIESIRDEVLPDVPDEPGVYVMKNRSGTPLYIGKAKRLPDRLRSHFTAVESSGARKRKMLQKVRSVDWTTTATELEAILLESRRIKAEKPRYNRAQRRYYNRPFIRLDTGHEYPTVSWTRRLEADGAEYYGPVRNTEQAEMVVDVVGRFFQLRECDDERLHLGQRCLYADMDRCTVPCEMEDPEAYATVVERVRAFLTGQDQSVLDTMQNRMQRASDDLDFEKAAELRDTMEQLERILEKQRVAAAPVRQHNAALVHQAPDRAGRVDVVLVRFGRFEESVACTVPLSPDERTHLLERCRSVFDAEADPPETFSKRDATEIRLLSHWVYAHRDDLMSIRWDATSSPEDMVESIVSAGLERVPRSPDE; from the coding sequence ATGGACATTGCCGACGCAACGTTCGTGGTGACCGATCTGGAGACGACCGGCACCACGCCGGACGATGATCGGATCATGGAGATCGGGGCGGTGAAGGTTCAGGATGGATCGGTGGTCGACCGGTTCCAGCAGCTCGTCAACCCCCAGCAGTCTGTCCCGGGGCGCATTACGAAGATGACCGGGATCACGACGGGCATGGTCTTCGAGGCGCCGCCGGCCGACGAGGTGCTTCCGGATTATCACGCCTTTCTGGGGGATGGTATTCTCGTGGTGCACAACGCGTCGTTCGACGTGTCTTTCCTGGAGGCGGAATCGCGGCGGATCGGGGACGAGGCCCCTTCCAACGAGACGCTCTGCACCGTTCGTCTGGCGCGGCGGCTGCTCCCGGGGCTCGACTCGAAGGGCCTCAGCCGGCTCGCGCAGTTTTACGACATCGATGTGGAGGGGCGACACCGGGCGCTCGGGGACGCGGAGGCGACGAGCGTAGTGCTGCGCCGGTTCGTGAGTCAGCTGGCCTTCGAGCATGAGGTCGAGACCGTCGAGGCCCTGCTGCGCTTTCAGCACAAGAGCTACCAGACGGTGCGGGAGGTGCCGGGGCACATTGAGTCCATTCGGGACGAGGTCCTTCCAGACGTTCCGGACGAACCGGGCGTCTACGTGATGAAGAACCGTTCGGGAACGCCGCTCTACATCGGCAAGGCCAAGCGCCTGCCCGACCGCCTCCGCAGCCACTTTACGGCGGTCGAATCGAGCGGCGCCCGCAAGCGGAAAATGCTTCAAAAGGTGCGGTCGGTAGACTGGACAACGACCGCGACCGAACTGGAGGCGATCCTCCTGGAATCGCGGCGCATCAAGGCGGAGAAGCCCCGGTACAACCGCGCACAGCGCCGCTACTACAACCGGCCCTTCATCCGGCTGGATACGGGCCACGAGTACCCGACGGTGTCGTGGACCCGTCGGCTGGAGGCGGACGGGGCCGAGTACTACGGCCCGGTGCGCAACACCGAGCAGGCGGAGATGGTGGTCGATGTGGTCGGCCGGTTCTTTCAGCTGCGCGAGTGCGACGACGAACGCCTGCACCTGGGCCAGCGGTGCCTCTATGCCGACATGGACCGGTGCACCGTGCCGTGTGAGATGGAGGATCCGGAGGCGTACGCCACGGTCGTGGAGCGCGTGCGGGCCTTTCTCACCGGACAGGATCAGAGCGTGCTCGACACGATGCAGAACCGGATGCAACGGGCGTCCGATGATCTCGACTTTGAGAAGGCCGCCGAGCTCCGGGACACGATGGAGCAACTGGAGCGCATTCTGGAGAAGCAGCGTGTGGCGGCGGCACCGGTGCGGCAGCACAACGCAGCCCTCGTGCACCAGGCCCCCGACCGGGCGGGTCGCGTGGACGTGGTGCTGGTGCGCTTCGGGCGGTTTGAGGAATCGGTCGCGTGTACGGTGCCGCTGTCGCCGGACGAGCGAACCCATCTTCTGGAGCGCTGCCGGTCGGTCTTCGACGCGGAGGCCGACCCGCCCGAGACGTTCTCCAAGCGGGACGCGACCGAGATTCGGCTGCTCTCGCACTGGGTCTATGCGCACCGTGATGACTTGATGTCAATTCGCTGGGACGCCACTTCGTCGCCCGAAGACATGGTCGAGTCTATCGTGTCTGCCGGTTTGGAACGTGTTCCCCGATCTCCAGACGAGTAG
- a CDS encoding type IX secretion system membrane protein PorP/SprF has translation MKVEFERWIILCPLLLILGGGVNLSHAQRFISGPSTGLDDAKSALRNPATISFHRPQVALGVKAHHIGISNKSGVPLRQGFLAGSTPFLVADRIGFGGTVRYVDTPIFKKRAFGASVSGRLFRFLSAGVRVSALNLGYNRSEFTEGARNDPLFDEQGTGRTTLTGSVGLFAKPLPNLNLAVGGRNLNRPNLALDPDEEFRADPEIFGGVSYAFNAVRARAEVSNGQYGLDVRLGLEAYSTDGSYIRVGSDAGFNNGRIEGQLHVGGPLSVNYQYNVPTSDLRGPSTGSHQFTVLYEFGRSPELPEMPSSPSLLLEADRSEVDSSPKPRLQVASSHQILQHLEKRIEREIDVPDAALQNVSREALGRLDDNISTDRGRRAGQPTKDVPENIRMMDVLSAEYDSTLSLVGRRVREGTPSTLDILKKDEDSVKAYGLYNRMQSKPGLQGGQVRVTSPTDSVQAFSPQRQELPREESLSVLNPERTTLTLLDPYLPDENGVWTLTIKNEAGEVIRSFDGSGRPTRQIEWGWNDEEGDPLDQGVYRYQLGWEGPDGSYQSEPQEFSVQKTVRKITIEVTGSPEGLENPADALELRIDK, from the coding sequence ATGAAGGTCGAATTCGAACGCTGGATCATTCTGTGCCCTCTACTGCTCATTCTTGGCGGGGGTGTCAATCTCTCTCACGCCCAGCGCTTTATCTCGGGGCCGTCGACGGGGCTTGATGATGCAAAGTCGGCGCTCCGCAACCCGGCCACCATCTCGTTCCATCGTCCCCAAGTCGCACTCGGGGTAAAGGCCCATCACATCGGCATAAGCAATAAATCTGGCGTGCCCCTCCGTCAGGGGTTCCTCGCGGGGTCCACGCCTTTTCTGGTGGCCGATCGAATTGGGTTTGGGGGAACTGTCCGGTATGTCGACACGCCCATCTTTAAGAAGCGGGCATTCGGCGCAAGCGTCTCGGGACGTCTCTTCCGGTTTTTATCCGCGGGCGTTCGGGTCTCGGCGCTCAATCTTGGGTACAATCGCTCTGAGTTTACCGAGGGGGCTCGCAATGATCCCCTCTTTGACGAGCAGGGAACCGGACGAACCACACTGACAGGGTCTGTCGGCCTCTTCGCGAAGCCGCTGCCTAACTTGAACCTTGCCGTCGGAGGACGAAACTTGAACCGCCCGAACCTGGCCCTTGACCCGGATGAAGAGTTTCGGGCGGACCCGGAAATCTTTGGGGGGGTGTCCTACGCATTCAATGCTGTGCGCGCACGGGCGGAAGTCTCAAATGGCCAGTACGGACTTGACGTACGTCTTGGCCTTGAGGCCTACTCCACAGACGGATCTTACATCCGAGTCGGGAGCGATGCCGGGTTCAACAACGGTCGCATTGAGGGGCAACTCCATGTTGGTGGGCCTTTGAGCGTGAACTACCAGTACAACGTCCCCACGTCGGATTTGCGAGGTCCGTCGACGGGCTCCCACCAGTTTACGGTCCTCTACGAGTTTGGGCGGTCCCCAGAGCTCCCCGAGATGCCGTCGTCCCCCTCTTTGTTGCTCGAGGCCGACCGGTCTGAGGTGGACTCCTCGCCGAAGCCGAGACTCCAAGTTGCGTCGAGCCACCAGATTCTGCAACACTTGGAGAAGCGCATCGAACGAGAGATCGATGTACCCGACGCGGCGCTCCAAAATGTCTCTCGTGAAGCGCTCGGTCGCCTGGACGATAACATCTCGACGGATCGGGGGCGACGGGCGGGACAACCCACGAAGGACGTCCCGGAGAACATCAGGATGATGGATGTTCTCTCGGCCGAGTACGACTCAACACTTTCACTGGTGGGTCGTCGGGTGAGAGAGGGAACACCGTCGACCCTCGACATTCTGAAAAAAGATGAAGACAGCGTAAAAGCATATGGGCTCTACAACCGTATGCAATCGAAACCTGGACTGCAGGGTGGACAGGTGCGCGTGACGAGTCCGACCGACAGCGTGCAGGCATTTTCCCCGCAGCGCCAAGAGCTCCCCCGCGAGGAATCACTGTCGGTCCTAAATCCTGAACGCACGACGCTGACCCTCCTTGATCCCTATCTGCCGGATGAGAACGGCGTCTGGACGCTCACGATCAAGAATGAGGCAGGCGAGGTCATCAGGAGCTTCGATGGGTCGGGCCGTCCGACACGACAGATTGAGTGGGGGTGGAACGACGAGGAGGGGGACCCCTTGGACCAGGGCGTGTACAGATATCAGCTCGGATGGGAGGGGCCAGATGGGTCCTACCAATCAGAGCCGCAGGAATTCTCCGTGCAGAAGACCGTTCGGAAGATCACGATTGAGGTGACCGGGAGTCCGGAAGGATTAGAAAATCCAGCAGATGCGCTTGAGCTTCGAATTGACAAGTGA
- a CDS encoding MotA/TolQ/ExbB proton channel family protein, translated as MGSSDGFLLWDLIGEAGGFQYPIFGLLAIGLFLISAKIYELYSDRRAAQELEEASLESMEMNRIAMLVANQKKSMLADLQATMLNVFQTTNDAATLHEEIANFIQFQRERFGTFKQRIDFLADTAGAVGLLGTVWGILRVFTGGGIDDEQRVLAGMGVALVSTLLGLVVSITLNLISTEVYSFFDNRLDQIEDKADELRFRLLELGLNQNGEEVSEADHAATKGMTEASAPEPQPAGGNRSSAQTTDLSPTEEPFGSDREPSRGQQVAEDPAPSATAVEPSPKQLEVADLAEAAPVVSTLADVTLRLTAEDGEPVADEPVQIEATEGSGHLANGQSEVTRRTNENGRVAFDWHLPDTAGSCKAVAAVPSADAPGTTTQFSVRARPGAPKRYKQGGNNQGAEIGEALPKPLSVRIFDEHGNPVPTHAVQFQVNAGEGKFENGEKSIEVTTNESGEASAEFWVGGTPGLNTVSAVVGDEEVGFQAMALEQ; from the coding sequence TTGGGCTCGAGCGACGGATTCCTGCTCTGGGACCTGATCGGAGAGGCTGGGGGCTTTCAATACCCGATCTTCGGGCTACTCGCGATCGGCCTGTTTCTAATCAGCGCCAAAATATACGAACTGTACAGCGACCGTCGGGCTGCGCAGGAGTTGGAAGAAGCGTCTCTGGAAAGCATGGAGATGAACCGCATCGCCATGCTGGTCGCGAACCAGAAGAAGAGCATGCTCGCCGACCTGCAGGCGACAATGCTGAACGTTTTTCAGACGACGAACGACGCGGCCACGCTTCACGAAGAGATTGCCAACTTCATCCAGTTTCAGAGAGAGCGATTTGGCACCTTCAAACAGCGCATTGACTTCCTTGCGGATACGGCTGGCGCCGTGGGACTGCTTGGGACGGTGTGGGGCATCCTCCGGGTGTTTACTGGAGGAGGAATCGACGACGAGCAGCGGGTTCTTGCCGGAATGGGAGTTGCGCTCGTGTCGACCCTCCTCGGGCTCGTCGTGAGCATCACCCTGAATCTGATCTCGACGGAGGTATACAGTTTTTTCGACAATCGTCTTGATCAGATTGAAGACAAGGCCGATGAACTTCGCTTTCGACTCTTGGAGCTGGGGCTGAATCAGAATGGAGAAGAGGTGTCTGAGGCCGATCACGCCGCGACGAAAGGCATGACCGAGGCATCCGCGCCCGAACCGCAACCGGCCGGCGGAAATCGTTCTTCTGCGCAGACCACCGACCTCAGCCCGACTGAAGAACCCTTCGGTTCAGACCGAGAGCCAAGTCGTGGGCAGCAGGTGGCGGAGGATCCAGCTCCATCAGCCACCGCCGTTGAGCCGTCTCCGAAGCAGCTTGAGGTGGCAGACCTAGCCGAGGCCGCCCCCGTCGTTTCGACCCTTGCCGATGTAACCCTGAGACTCACCGCGGAAGATGGAGAGCCTGTTGCTGACGAGCCCGTACAGATCGAAGCTACGGAGGGAAGCGGTCATTTGGCGAATGGGCAGTCGGAGGTCACCCGCCGAACTAACGAGAATGGACGTGTGGCTTTTGACTGGCATCTTCCCGACACGGCTGGCTCCTGCAAAGCCGTGGCCGCCGTTCCGTCTGCGGACGCTCCGGGTACGACCACCCAGTTCTCGGTCCGTGCACGCCCGGGCGCCCCAAAACGATACAAGCAGGGTGGGAATAACCAGGGCGCCGAAATCGGAGAGGCCCTTCCCAAACCTCTGAGCGTCAGAATCTTCGACGAGCATGGCAACCCCGTACCAACCCATGCGGTTCAATTTCAGGTCAACGCCGGGGAAGGCAAATTCGAGAATGGAGAGAAGTCCATTGAAGTGACCACTAACGAATCTGGCGAAGCATCCGCAGAGTTCTGGGTCGGCGGGACACCAGGGCTAAACACAGTCTCTGCGGTTGTCGGAGATGAAGAGGTCGGGTTTCAGGCCATGGCCCTTGAACAATAG